ACCTTCATTGCCCAATGTACCTGCTTGTTGCTAATTTTTCATTCCTTGAGATCTGCTACACATCAGTTACAGTGCCCAAAATGCTTGCAGATTTAATTGGTCAGAGCCGGTCAATTTCCATAGCTGGTTGTATCACTcaataccattttttttctctttgtgctgcAACTGAACATTTTCTCTTGGTTACTATGGCATATGACCGTTATGTGGCTATTTGCCATCCTCTCCGTTATGGCACCATCATGAATAATGCTTTCTGTGTACAGCTTATTGCAGCATGCTGGTCTATTAGTGCGTTGTCTCTTACAATCCCAGCAGTTTCTGTTGCCAACCTTCATTTTTGTGGTCCAAATACAATTGATcactttttttgtgaatttaaccctttattaaaaCTTTCCTGCACGGATACCTACACTGCCCAATTTATTTTCAATTGTCTGGCCTGGATTATTATATTTGGTTGTTTAATTTGTATTGCAATCTCTTATATGAAGATTATCTCTACTGTTATTAAAATCCCTTCCAGCCATGGTAAAAGGAAAGCCTTCTCTACCTGCACGTCCCACTTCACTGTAGTTGGGATATTTTATGGTACAGTCATTTTCATATACCTCCGGCCAACAGTGAACGTTCCATTCCATCAAAATAAAGTGGTGTCTGTTTTTTACATAGTGGTGACTCCGATGTTAAATCCCATTATTTATAGCTTTAACAATAGATTACTAAGGAAAGCTGCTTACAAATTAATTGAACAAAGGTTATTGAAACTAGTGAGAAAaatgtattaaaataaaaaaataaaatagttacaaATGCATGTCTCTTTTACTTAATATTTTTCTTAATTGCATTA
This region of Ranitomeya imitator isolate aRanImi1 chromosome 1, aRanImi1.pri, whole genome shotgun sequence genomic DNA includes:
- the LOC138664051 gene encoding olfactory receptor 1G1-like, whose product is MNKSSISEIILLGFSLKEDSAIYLFIFFFLIYILSLVANVLIIILVYSSKHLHCPMYLLVANFSFLEICYTSVTVPKMLADLIGQSRSISIAGCITQYHFFSLCAATEHFLLVTMAYDRYVAICHPLRYGTIMNNAFCVQLIAACWSISALSLTIPAVSVANLHFCGPNTIDHFFCEFNPLLKLSCTDTYTAQFIFNCLAWIIIFGCLICIAISYMKIISTVIKIPSSHGKRKAFSTCTSHFTVVGIFYGTVIFIYLRPTVNVPFHQNKVVSVFYIVVTPMLNPIIYSFNNRLLRKAAYKLIEQRLLKLVRKMY